Proteins encoded within one genomic window of Prosthecochloris marina:
- a CDS encoding efflux RND transporter periplasmic adaptor subunit encodes MRRNPCKVLAWCLGTFITMALLSCGGGENTSDSDVEKRRKVPVEYPQVIDAQTAYNYPGEIKAWKETSLSFRVDGPLVDIAKKPGERVFQEELLMQLDPRDYRDRIRILEAELDGALARANKASQDFARAKQLFAKNVIAKADYDLARSNAASQNASVKNIQAQLSVAQHQLKDTSLRAPYDGIVTAQLVENHEMIRAGQIVMRMHDISTLEINTNIPENDIGHLLLQKGSKAVLTVPSLSGRLFTAALKEWSTEADKTTRTYKVTFSLPAPQDRSLLPGMTAEITLRNLKARKPVMTVPLDAVTADSEGNSIIWIYDEKSGMVGSKTIATAEMHDDSRIIVNGGLDGNELIITGGVHFLVEGMQVEPLKPSTVDTLNPEHRKGQESTL; translated from the coding sequence ATGAGAAGAAATCCTTGCAAAGTTCTTGCCTGGTGCCTCGGCACCTTCATAACCATGGCTCTGCTGAGCTGCGGCGGAGGGGAAAACACCTCCGATTCGGATGTCGAGAAACGGCGCAAAGTCCCTGTAGAATATCCTCAGGTGATCGACGCTCAAACGGCATACAACTATCCCGGAGAAATAAAGGCTTGGAAAGAAACCAGCCTTTCCTTCAGAGTGGATGGGCCGCTTGTTGATATTGCGAAAAAACCTGGTGAAAGAGTTTTTCAGGAAGAACTCCTCATGCAGCTTGATCCAAGAGACTACCGCGACCGGATAAGAATTCTCGAGGCCGAACTCGACGGTGCCCTTGCCAGAGCAAACAAGGCATCCCAGGATTTCGCGAGAGCAAAGCAGCTTTTTGCCAAAAATGTTATCGCAAAGGCGGACTATGACCTGGCCCGGAGCAACGCTGCGTCCCAGAATGCCTCGGTAAAAAACATTCAAGCTCAGCTTTCGGTTGCACAACACCAACTCAAAGACACCTCACTACGCGCTCCCTATGATGGGATCGTCACAGCTCAACTGGTAGAAAATCACGAAATGATACGTGCCGGGCAGATTGTAATGCGGATGCACGACATCTCGACACTTGAAATCAATACCAATATCCCCGAAAACGATATCGGGCACCTGCTGCTACAGAAAGGAAGTAAAGCGGTTCTGACAGTTCCATCCCTCAGTGGCCGCCTGTTCACTGCAGCACTGAAAGAATGGAGCACAGAAGCGGATAAAACAACCAGAACATACAAAGTCACATTTTCCCTGCCAGCTCCTCAAGACAGAAGCCTTCTTCCGGGTATGACGGCGGAAATAACTCTCAGGAACCTCAAGGCTCGTAAACCGGTCATGACCGTACCGCTCGATGCCGTTACAGCTGATAGCGAAGGAAACTCCATAATCTGGATCTATGATGAAAAGTCCGGTATGGTAGGCTCGAAAACGATCGCCACTGCGGAAATGCATGATGACAGCAGAATTATCGTCAACGGAGGACTTGATGGAAATGAGCTCATCATCACCGGCGGCGTTCATTTCCTTGTTGAAGGAATGCAGGTCGAACCATTGAAACCCTCAACAGTGGACACACTGAACCCCGAACATCGGAAAGGACAGGAAAGCACATTATGA
- a CDS encoding efflux RND transporter permease subunit, with the protein MNPAIFALEKRTIMIMLTTLVVGAGILSYQKLGRLEDPGFTIKTALIVTKYPGASPAEVEEEVTDVIEEHIQSMGEVKEIYSTSEEGISYVYVDMKDHYTSGKLPQIWDELRKKVSQAELSLPEGAMKPFVNDDFGDVYGVYFAITGKGYSYADLKEYADFLKKELLLCHDVAKIDFWGTRQEIIFVETDRAKMAELGITPDSITRTLQTQLFVRQSGKVEAGNNYLRITPTGEISSEKAIASLLVGPPEKTIRLGDIGRIYRGYEDPPRNGLWFNGEPGIALGISTIEGGNVISMGESVSEKLHQLESRKPEGINLHKIYYQSDLVESSVNTFVNNLVQAVVIVVVLLMLFMGWQSGLMIGSILLLTILGTFITMALFDIDLQKMSLGALILALGMLVDNAIVIADGILVRVERGDKREHAAVEVVKENIWPLFGATLIAILAFAAIGFAPGEVGEYCRSLFDVLALSLFISWILAVTITPLFCVWFLKIPDLHNKDPFDKPFYNLYRRMLHLGLTHRWSTIGITSVLLILAIIGFGTLPQAFFPDSTQPYFFVNYWKPQGTHLDKTRQDMAIAEEQIRQIDGVKNVSAFLGEGGMRFILPYKYVTPNSSFFQLLIETDNHASIGRISSEVDRYLSENFRDAEPYLTRITNGPPVDFKVEARFRGPDTAVLHRLAAQATEIMQSTPNTRDIRTDWRQQVRVVRPVYNESQGRNAGITKLDLEASLQRNFNGVTAGTVREGDELVPIIFRMPRKERATVNELKNVQVWSSGRQSFLPLGQVVSAIETEWEWPIVQRRDRMQAVTVQCNAVSGLAEPLRQAMVKEMESIELPDGYTMQWAGEYLESNKGTGPLAQIFPLCVLGMFFILVWQFNSVKKATAIFLTVPLSLIGVTAGLLITGQAFGFMAILGFLGLSGMLIKNAIVLIEQLELDLRKGKEPYRAVLDSAVSRLRPVVMAASTTILGMLPLITDPLYAAMATTIMGGLFAATFLTLGIVPVLYTLFYRIQPDDKYV; encoded by the coding sequence ATGAACCCTGCAATTTTTGCTCTGGAAAAAAGAACGATCATGATCATGCTGACCACACTTGTGGTCGGAGCAGGTATTCTTTCCTATCAAAAACTCGGTCGCCTTGAAGATCCGGGGTTCACGATCAAAACAGCATTGATCGTAACAAAGTATCCCGGAGCTAGCCCTGCTGAAGTGGAAGAGGAAGTAACGGACGTTATTGAAGAGCATATCCAGTCGATGGGAGAAGTAAAGGAGATCTATTCGACGTCCGAAGAAGGTATCTCCTACGTCTACGTCGACATGAAGGATCATTATACTTCAGGAAAATTGCCGCAGATCTGGGATGAACTCCGGAAAAAAGTCAGCCAGGCGGAATTATCACTGCCTGAAGGAGCGATGAAACCTTTTGTGAATGATGATTTCGGCGATGTTTACGGCGTCTACTTCGCCATCACCGGCAAAGGATATTCTTACGCAGATCTTAAAGAATACGCAGACTTCTTGAAAAAAGAGCTGCTACTGTGCCATGATGTTGCGAAAATAGACTTCTGGGGAACACGCCAGGAGATAATCTTTGTCGAAACAGACCGGGCGAAGATGGCTGAACTGGGTATAACTCCTGATTCGATCACTCGAACGCTTCAGACACAGCTCTTTGTCCGGCAAAGCGGCAAAGTCGAAGCAGGCAACAACTACCTCCGTATTACACCCACCGGTGAAATTTCCAGCGAAAAAGCGATCGCGTCCCTGCTTGTCGGTCCTCCGGAAAAAACCATCCGTCTTGGGGATATTGGCCGGATTTACCGCGGCTACGAAGACCCTCCGCGTAACGGTCTCTGGTTCAACGGAGAACCTGGTATTGCACTGGGTATCTCGACAATCGAAGGAGGTAATGTTATTTCGATGGGTGAATCTGTCAGCGAAAAACTTCACCAACTCGAATCACGCAAGCCCGAAGGAATCAACCTACATAAAATTTATTACCAAAGCGATCTCGTCGAGAGCTCCGTCAACACTTTCGTCAACAATCTCGTCCAGGCAGTTGTCATTGTCGTTGTCCTGCTGATGCTGTTCATGGGTTGGCAAAGCGGCCTCATGATCGGCAGCATCCTGCTCCTGACCATACTGGGAACGTTCATCACCATGGCACTGTTCGACATCGACCTCCAGAAAATGTCGCTCGGTGCCCTGATCCTGGCTCTCGGCATGCTTGTCGACAACGCGATTGTCATTGCCGACGGTATTCTAGTCCGGGTTGAGCGAGGGGACAAGCGTGAACACGCTGCTGTCGAGGTAGTAAAGGAAAACATATGGCCGCTTTTCGGGGCGACCCTTATTGCGATCCTTGCTTTTGCAGCTATCGGTTTTGCGCCCGGGGAGGTAGGAGAATACTGCCGATCTCTGTTCGATGTTCTGGCTCTGTCTCTTTTCATAAGCTGGATTCTTGCCGTAACCATCACTCCCCTTTTCTGTGTCTGGTTCTTGAAAATTCCCGACCTGCATAACAAGGATCCTTTCGACAAACCGTTCTACAACCTCTACCGCCGAATGCTTCATCTGGGCCTCACCCATCGATGGAGCACAATTGGGATAACCAGCGTCTTGCTGATTCTGGCAATCATTGGTTTTGGAACTCTGCCACAGGCTTTCTTTCCTGATTCAACCCAGCCATATTTCTTCGTCAACTACTGGAAACCACAGGGCACACACCTCGATAAAACACGTCAGGACATGGCCATTGCCGAAGAACAGATCAGACAGATAGATGGCGTCAAAAACGTCTCTGCATTTCTCGGGGAAGGTGGTATGCGATTCATTCTGCCATATAAATATGTTACTCCAAACTCAAGTTTTTTTCAGCTTCTCATCGAGACCGACAACCACGCTTCCATTGGACGTATCAGCAGTGAGGTAGACAGGTATCTGTCAGAAAACTTCAGGGATGCCGAACCTTATCTGACAAGAATCACCAACGGCCCGCCTGTGGACTTCAAAGTCGAGGCCCGGTTCAGGGGGCCGGACACAGCCGTACTGCATCGCCTTGCAGCCCAAGCAACAGAAATCATGCAGAGCACCCCCAATACCCGCGACATTCGAACAGACTGGCGTCAGCAAGTCAGAGTGGTTCGGCCGGTATACAATGAAAGTCAGGGCAGAAATGCAGGGATCACAAAACTCGACCTCGAAGCATCGTTGCAACGTAACTTCAACGGAGTTACTGCCGGAACCGTCAGAGAAGGCGACGAACTGGTGCCCATCATTTTCAGGATGCCTCGCAAAGAACGTGCAACTGTTAACGAGTTAAAAAACGTTCAGGTATGGAGTTCAGGACGCCAGAGCTTTCTACCCCTCGGCCAGGTTGTTTCTGCCATAGAAACCGAGTGGGAATGGCCGATCGTCCAGCGGAGAGACAGAATGCAAGCCGTTACCGTACAGTGCAATGCTGTTTCAGGCCTTGCTGAACCTTTACGCCAAGCGATGGTTAAAGAAATGGAATCAATAGAACTGCCGGATGGATATACGATGCAATGGGCTGGAGAGTACCTGGAATCGAACAAGGGAACCGGGCCACTTGCCCAGATATTTCCGCTCTGTGTTCTCGGAATGTTTTTCATACTTGTCTGGCAGTTCAATTCCGTGAAAAAAGCAACGGCGATATTTCTTACCGTTCCGCTATCCCTTATCGGAGTCACAGCTGGCTTGCTCATAACCGGTCAGGCATTCGGCTTCATGGCGATCCTCGGCTTTCTCGGACTATCGGGAATGTTGATTAAAAATGCCATTGTGCTTATAGAACAATTGGAACTCGACCTGAGGAAAGGCAAGGAACCCTACAGGGCGGTTCTCGATTCTGCAGTCAGCAGACTCAGGCCGGTAGTCATGGCTGCATCAACAACCATTCTCGGTATGTTGCCGCTGATTACCGACCCTCTCTATGCCGCCATGGCCACAACCATCATGGGAGGCCTGTTTGCAGCGACTTTTCTTACCCTTGGAATAGTACCGGTACTCTATACTCTTTTTTACAGGATACAACCCGATGACAAATATGTATAA
- a CDS encoding MATE family efflux transporter: MGNDRFADMLQGNIVAVFFYHAIPNVLGMLAISSAGIVDGIFVGNYIGDNALASINIIMPVFSLLMGVAIMFAVGGTVRCGKYIGESKREAANAVFSKTLITVSLLTLVLSALGILALDQVVALLGADKTLAPLVSEYLFVLLLLLFFLPVSLTLSFFVRVDGQPLLAAVAIVSAAFVNVFFDWLFVAEWGMGLQGAALATGLANIASFLVLLLHFFSGKSALKFSLKQKDWGEMTKVAYNGISEFANQLSAAIVILVFNWVMISRFGVEGVAAFTIMHYLFFSEQIIVYGFSDALQPIVSTNYGARKPERIKGFLWLASICVMVVGVSLIALLLLIPEQLAGLFLDNGTKATLSITLAFISLSWPAFLWNGFNVVFSAYFTAIHKPLPSAFVAFSRTLVFPLLFVAVLPIFFGDNGIFVSFSIAEFITFLLVLFFFSFMRPEKVVREAL; encoded by the coding sequence ATGGGTAATGATCGGTTTGCCGATATGCTGCAAGGCAATATTGTAGCAGTGTTTTTTTATCATGCGATTCCCAATGTTCTGGGAATGCTCGCTATTTCGTCAGCCGGTATCGTCGATGGGATTTTCGTTGGAAACTATATTGGGGATAACGCACTTGCCTCAATAAATATAATTATGCCGGTTTTCAGCCTTCTTATGGGGGTTGCCATAATGTTTGCCGTTGGAGGAACGGTTCGTTGTGGTAAATATATTGGAGAGTCGAAAAGGGAAGCGGCGAATGCTGTTTTTTCCAAAACTCTGATAACGGTGTCTCTTTTGACTCTTGTGCTGTCCGCTCTGGGGATTTTGGCGCTTGATCAGGTTGTCGCTCTGCTGGGGGCCGACAAGACTCTCGCTCCTCTGGTGAGCGAGTATCTCTTTGTTTTGTTACTGTTGCTGTTTTTTTTGCCTGTCAGTCTCACTCTTTCATTTTTTGTTCGTGTCGACGGCCAGCCCCTCCTTGCAGCGGTTGCCATTGTATCTGCAGCATTTGTCAATGTGTTTTTCGATTGGTTGTTCGTTGCGGAATGGGGTATGGGATTGCAAGGAGCAGCACTCGCGACCGGTCTTGCAAACATTGCCAGTTTTCTCGTGCTTCTGTTGCACTTTTTCTCCGGTAAATCGGCATTGAAGTTTTCCCTGAAGCAGAAAGATTGGGGGGAAATGACAAAGGTAGCTTACAATGGTATATCGGAGTTTGCCAACCAGTTGTCGGCAGCTATTGTCATTCTTGTCTTCAACTGGGTAATGATAAGCCGCTTCGGTGTCGAGGGTGTTGCGGCATTTACCATCATGCACTATCTCTTCTTTTCGGAGCAAATCATCGTGTATGGTTTTTCGGATGCTCTTCAACCGATTGTCAGCACGAACTATGGCGCGAGAAAGCCAGAAAGGATCAAAGGTTTTCTGTGGCTCGCATCGATTTGTGTGATGGTCGTCGGGGTCTCACTCATAGCGTTACTTCTCCTCATACCGGAACAGTTGGCTGGTTTGTTTCTCGATAACGGTACGAAAGCTACGTTGAGCATTACTCTTGCATTCATTTCCCTAAGCTGGCCGGCGTTTTTATGGAATGGCTTCAATGTGGTGTTCAGTGCCTATTTTACTGCAATTCACAAACCGCTTCCCTCGGCTTTTGTCGCTTTTTCAAGAACTCTTGTTTTTCCTCTTCTCTTTGTGGCGGTTTTGCCGATCTTTTTCGGTGATAACGGGATATTCGTCTCTTTTTCCATTGCCGAGTTTATAACCTTTTTGCTTGTGCTCTTTTTCTTCTCGTTCATGAGACCTGAAAAGGTTGTTCGTGAAGCATTATAG
- a CDS encoding TetR/AcrR family transcriptional regulator, giving the protein MKKYASSEQTRLTLINAAGELAAEMGFPNVSTRAIAVRANENIGSIHYHFGGKEQLFEAVVQEVVKRCNACPVSQAVEPFYNVLDTPAGQSGALRAIVKREITLLFDPDFPPWHSRVVYQLMQQKGRLQDIMTRDLFTPIVETIESLLKRIDSSLDREETFLIITQMISPIASHADYMSYCLDHLGTDHYSAGYLQKMEDMIVRKIELLLGLTSQKFKSTLEE; this is encoded by the coding sequence ATGAAAAAGTATGCGAGCAGTGAGCAAACAAGACTGACCCTCATTAACGCAGCAGGAGAACTTGCAGCCGAAATGGGTTTTCCGAATGTATCAACGAGGGCAATTGCAGTGCGGGCAAATGAAAATATCGGCAGCATTCATTACCACTTTGGCGGCAAAGAACAGTTGTTTGAAGCTGTGGTACAAGAAGTGGTCAAACGGTGCAACGCATGCCCTGTAAGTCAGGCAGTTGAACCGTTCTACAACGTTCTCGATACTCCTGCAGGCCAATCGGGAGCTTTACGAGCGATTGTAAAAAGGGAAATAACGCTGCTTTTCGATCCGGATTTCCCGCCTTGGCATAGCAGGGTTGTCTATCAGCTTATGCAGCAGAAAGGACGGTTGCAAGATATCATGACCAGGGATCTTTTCACCCCTATTGTCGAAACCATTGAATCGCTGCTCAAGCGCATCGATTCGAGTTTGGACAGAGAGGAAACCTTCCTTATCATTACCCAGATGATTTCCCCAATCGCCTCCCATGCCGATTATATGTCATATTGCCTGGATCATCTGGGAACGGATCATTACAGCGCTGGATATCTACAGAAAATGGAGGATATGATTGTACGCAAGATAGAACTCCTTCTGGGCTTGACTTCCCAAAAATTCAAATCAACTCTCGAAGAGTAG